ACGATCGTCACCTGGCCGGGCAGGGTGAGGTTGGCCGCGTTCTGGCGGGCGTGTTCGGCACGATCCGGGCGCTGTTCGACGCCGATTGCGCCGCATCCCGGGTCGGTGCGGCACCACTCGATGGCGATGGATCCGGCCCCGGTGCCCAGGTCCCACAGCATCTGGCCGGGCAGGGGACGCAGCGCCGCCAGGGCGACGGCCCGGATCGGGTGCTTGGTGATCAACCCGTCATGGACGAAATGGCTTTCGGGCAGCCCGGGCGTGCGGCCCAACAGGCTCGAATCAGGGTCAGTGGTCACCGGTTCAGGCTATCGTCCGTGGCCCCCGTGGCGGTATCGGTTCCGGGTGGGCCGGTCATGGTCGACGGGGGCTCAACCCAGCGCGGAACGCACCCAGTCGAGCGTGTCGGCCACGTCATGGAGCACGATTCCGTAGTCAGGGACCGGTGGACGGGCGATCATCACCACGCGGGCACCGGTGCGGGCGGCCACCACGAGTTTCGCGGCTGGCTGATCCCCGCCGGAGTCCTTGGTCACCAGGGTGGCGATGCGATGACCGGGATCGTCCATCAGCGCCTCCTCGGCGGCTTCGCTGAAGGGGCCGCGGGCGTTCAGCAGCCGCCATCGCGGCGGGAGCCCTTCGTCGGGGGCGTCGATCACCCGGTGGGTGATGTCGCGATCACCCAGGGCCAGGTATTCAGCCGTCGCCTGGCGGCCCACGGTGAGCAGCACCGGATCGGGCAGCGCTCGCACCACCCGGACGGCGGAGGCATTGTCGGCCACCCAGATCCAGGTGGCGGCGTCGGGCTGTGCCGCCCAACTGGTGGGCACCAGCCGGGCCAACGGAAGGTCGGCCCGTCGGCAGGCCCGGGCCGCGTGCGCGCTGATGGTGGCCGCGAAGGCATGGGTGGCGTTCACCACCACGCGTGGCCGATTGTCATGCAGCCACCGGGCCAGCCCCTCGACGCCGCCGAAGCCGCCATGGCGCGTGGGGCCCGGTAACTGCCGCGGAGCCCGGGTGCGGCCCGCCAGGGAGGTCAGGGCGCTGATGCCGGCGTCGGTCAGAGTCCGGGCCAGTTGCCGGGCAAGCCGGGTGCCGCCCAGGACCAGCACCTCGGGATCAATGCTGCCCGTAGACATTCTGGTAACGGTCGTTGAGCTTGTCGACGTCGTCGGGGGCGATTTCGATCACCCCACCGAGTTGTTGGGCGGCCCACATCGTGTGCGCCACCTCCTCGGTCATCGCGGCGGCCTTGACCGCGGCCTCGGCGTCGCGCCCGATGGTGAATGGCCCATGGTTCTGCATGAGGACGGCGGGCGACCTGGGGAACTGCTTGAGCGTGTCGACGACACCGGCTCCGATCGCCTCCGATCCGATGAGGCGGAAGGGTCCCACGGGCACGGGGCCACCGAATTCGTCGCCCATCATGGTCAGCGCGCAGGGGATCGACTTCCCGGTGGCCGCCCAGGCGGTGGCATAGGTGGAGTGGGTGTGGCATACGCCGAAGACCTCGGGCATGTGCCGATAGATGTAGGCATGCGAGGAGGTGTCGGAGGAGGGCGAGCCGGCGCCGTCCACGAGGTTGCCCTGCAGGTCGGTGACCACCATCGATTCGGGGGTCAGGTGCTCGTAGCGCACGCCGGAGGGCTTGATCACCAGGAGGTCGGCCGAGTGGAGGCGCTGCGAGACATTGCCCGCGGTCCACATCACGAGGTTCCAGGCCACCAACTGGTCGTGCAGTGCGGCGACGACCTCGCGCACGGCACGGACCTCCGCCCGAGTGGCCTGCGAGAAGTCCTTGAGTGTTGCCATGCGGCTTGCCTTGTCCCGCCCGCGGAACCGGGCGTGTCGCGTGGGGCGCGGAATCGCCGCGTCCGGGTACCGGAGAAGGGACTTGAACCCTCACGCCTTTCGGCACAGGAACCTAAATCCTGCGTGTCTGCCAATTCCACCACTCCGGCTGAGCGCGACCAGTGTAGCGACCGGTGCCGTGGCCCCCGGCGTGGACAGGACGGGGCAGCTGCGCCGTTGCGGGCGCGGTGGCTCAGACCGCGGCGGGGATGCCGAGCTTCTTGCGCAGGCGGTCCACATGGCCGGCGGCGCGCACGTCGTAGAGGGCCTCGCGCACAGTGCCCCTGCCGTCGGCGTCGACGTCCACCACGAAGGTGGAGCGGATGATCCCGTCGATGGGCTTGCCGAAGATCATCTTGGTGCCCCACACGCCGTAGGCATCGATGGCGGTGTGCTGCGGATCGGCCAGCAGCGTGACGCGCAGGTTCTTGCGCATCCGGAACTTCGCCAGCTTGTCGGTGGTGTCGGGTGAGATGCCGATCACGTCGACGCCCGATTGGGTGAACTCGTCGAGTGAGGCGGTGAAGTCGATGGCCTGCACGGTGCATCCGGGGGTGAGGGCCGCGGGGTAGAAGTAGACCACCACGGTGCGTGCGGCGTGGTCGGACAACCGCACGATGTTGCCATCGGCGTCGGGAAGTGCGAATTCAGGGGCCGGGTCACCGGGGGCAAGCGTCGACATGCTCCCAGATTAGGACACCGGCGAAGTCGACCCCGCATTGCACTGTGGCCACGCTATCCCGGGGGTGTGGGGTGAAGGACACCGTGATCTGCAATAGTCTGGGGCGAACAGAAAAGGCCGTCGCGCGCGATTCGTGTGCCTGTGGCGGTTATCGTCATCGACTGGAGGACGCCGTGGCTCAGCCCGAAACCAATATTGACCGGATCCGGGAACGCATTGCCGCCTCCCGCGACGACCTGACCTACGGCATTGAGACGCTCATCTCGACCGTCCACCCGACGGCGCTGAAGAACCGCGCCATCGACGAGGGCAAGGAATTCGCCTCCGAGAAGGCCGACGAGGCCAAGTCGGCATTCATCGACGAGAACGGCCCCCGCTGGGACCGCATCGGCACCGTGGCACTGGCTGCTGCCGGCGTGATCGTGCTGGCGATTTCCGTGCGTGGCCTGGGCCGCGTCATCCGCGGCAAGTGACCCCTCCCGGGGCGCTTGGTACACAGATGTCCGACGACCAGATTCCCGTGACACCTGCGACGGCGGGGGCGAACCCCGTTCCCGTCGCACAGGACGCACAGGACACCTCGTCGACCCTGCAGGCCGCGGCGCCGGCGGACGTGCCTGATGCGGGCCATCTCGAGGAACCGCCGATCCGGATGCTGCACGAGCGCGTACTCGTGTCGATGGAGTCCGAGAAGGGCGAACATCGCAGCGAGGGCGGCATCCTCATCCCGTCCACCGTGCAGATGGCACATCGCCTCGCCTGGGCCCGCGTGATGGCCGTCGGCCCCAGCGTGCGCGCCGTGAAGGTGGGCGACCGGGTGCTGTTCGACCCCGCCGAGCGTTCCGAGGTGGAGGTGCGCAACAAGGTCTACGTCCTGCTGCGCGAACGCGACCTCCACGCGGTGGCCGATGAGCAGCTGTCCGACGCCGAAACCGGGCTCTACCTGTGAAGATGGCACCTCGATTTTGTATGAAAGGCCATCCACTCGTATAGTTGTTTGTCGCACGCGCTGCTAGCTCAACTGGCAGAGCATCTGACTCTTAATCAGAGGGTTCAGGGTTCGAGTCCCTGGCGGCGCACAGTGCAGGAGATTGAACGAAGAGGCTCCTTCCGGATCATCCGGAAGGAGCCTCTTCGTCTGTTCGGTGATGGTTCGGGGCGCTCGTCCGGTAAGGGTCCACCTTCCCGGACCCGCCGCGACGGTGCTCCCTCAGCTGCGCTCGCCGAGCCAGCGGGTGTCCTCCGACAGGCTCTTGGTGTGGCGCACCACATTGATGCGTTGGTGGCGCAGCGTCGCCAGCTCGTCGTTGACCTGTTCGTTGGGCAGCGGTTCGAGCCTGCGGTCCAGGGCGACGCCCAACAGGTAGTCAGCCAGCAGGGGATTGCGCGGCAGCAGGGGGCCATGGGGATAGATGCCCATCACACGCCCCTGGACGGCCCCGTCGGTGCCGTCGCCACGGTTGCCGACGCCGAGCTCCACCCTCGCGAACGGGGCAGCCTTCGGACCCAGGGTCGTATAGCCACCATGGTTCTCAAAGCCGGTCAGCAGGTAGTCGTCGCCCTCGGGCGTCATCCAGTGGCTGAGCACCTCGCCGACGGCGCGGACCGGGCCACGACGGGTGTCCACATCCAGCAGTCCGAGTCCCTCGATCACGGTGTCGTCGTCGCCGACGGTGAAGCTGTTCCCCAGGATCTGGTAGCCGGCGCAGACGGAGAACAGCACGGCCCCGTCGTCCAGCGCCCGGAAGAGCCCACCATCGGCCCGCAGGGCGTCCACGGCCGCGATCTGGGCCTGGTCCTCGCCGCCACCCAGCAGGTAGACGGCCCCGTTGGTGGGCACCGGCTGGCCCGGTTCCACCATGATGAGCTCCGAGGCGATGCCGCGCCACGACAGGCGCTTGGCCAGCACCATGCCATTGCCGCGGTCGCCGTAGATGCCCAGCAGGCTCTGGTAGACCACCACGATCTTGATCGGCTTCACCATGTCACGCCACCCATCCGGCACAGGTTGAGGAAGGCCGTATAGGTCGCGAGCACGTCGACCTGGCCGGGATAGTCGCCGTGCAGTGCCTCGGACAGGTCAGGGACGATCGAGTGCTCCACCTCGGCGTACGAAAGCCGCACCGCCAGGTCCTGGGCCCGCGGGCCGGTGCACACCACGTGCTTGCCCGCCAATTGCTCGAAGTCGACATCCCACAGCCAGCTCACGTCGGCGCCATCGGCGATGGCCGAGTCGATGGCCAGGATCACCGGATCGGAGTCCATGATGAGGATCGATTCGGCCCATCCGGCCGGGTTCTTGGCGAGCAGCAGGCGTGCCCGCGTCTCGCCGAAGGTGCCCACCGCGAAGCGGCCTGCGGGCGCCCGGACGCCGGCCATGGCGTCCAGGGCGATCTGCGGGTCGACGCCCATGATGATGGCCGCGGCGAAGGCGCAGGTGGCGTTGCCGCGGTTGAAGCGTCCGGGGACCTGCAGGTGCAGCGTCCAGTGCTGGCCCTGCGGGGTGGAGATGTCGTCGCCACGCACGGTGAAATCGGGCTGGTGCATCCGCAGCGGGCAGCCGGGGCAGTGCCAGTCGTCGGTCTGGTAGATGAGCACCGAACCGCAGTTCGGGCACAGCGCGGCATCCTGCGTCCAGCCGACCCCCATGTCGACCCACACGGCGCGGTGGGCGGCCTCCGCCGACCAGGTGACCAGGGGGTCATGGATGTTCGCCACGGCGACCGGACCAGCGGTGCCGGTGGCGATCAGGGCATCGCGCCACTTCTTGCCGAGTGACTTGATCTCATGGTGGCGGTCGAGCTGGTCGCGGCTGAAGTTCAGCATGATGAGCACTTCGGGATGGCCCTGGGTGATGAGCTCGGGCACCACCTGCTCATCGGTCTCCAGCACGGCTAGGGGTGCCGACATGTTCTGCGAGATCGCCGAGGCGATGCCCTCGCGGAGGTTGGCGCCGTCGGCATTGGTCACCACATTCTGGTCGCCCTTGACGGCGCGCAGGGCGGCGGTCAGCAGGTGCGTGGTGGTGGTCTTGCCGTTGGTGCCCGAGACGGCGGCGATGCGGCGCCCGGCGATCAGCTCGTCGAAGGCGGGCGGATAGAGCTTGGTGATCACCTGGCCCCGGATCGAGGTGCCGGTGCCGCGTCCGGCGGCCCGCGACGCCAACGCGGCCAGGTTGCCCAGCCCGATGGCGGCATCGCGCCAGACGCGACGTCCCAGTCCGGTGCCGAACGGGAGGGCGTTGATGGGTTGGGCTCGTCCGGGTGCGGGCCTCGAGCTGTTCGACGGCATGGCCCCCATTGTGGCAGCCCGTGCATAACGCCTTGCCGGGATGGCGGTCAGCGTGTCGCCCGGTGGGCCGCGGCCGGGGCTCCCGGGGGTGACGGGGGATGTGGCCGGGTGCTCAGGCGGTGAGTGCTGCCCGCAGCGTGTCCTGGGCGTCGTCGTCCATGCCCAGGCCGTCGCGGAAATAGCCGGTGATGGAGCCGAACCGCGAGGTCATCTCGGTGAGCGCGGTCTGCAGGTACTTGGGGTCGACGCCCAGTACGGGGGTGAGCGTCGAGGGGTCGCCGCCGCCGCCGGTGAACTTCTTGATCATGGCCGCGGCGCTGCGTGGCAGGTACTGGTTCGTCAGTTCGTAGTCGTGGAAGACGTCCGCCTCGTCGACGCCCAGGAGCAGCAGCAGTGCGGCCGCGGCCCAGCCGGTGCGGTCCTTGCCGGAGGTGCAGTGGAACAGGGCCGGGCGGTTCGCCGGGTCGGCAATGTCGGTGAAGAAGGACCGGTAGGCGCGCAGGGCGCTGTCGGACGAGACGATCTGGCGGTAGGTCTCGTCGAAGATGGCTGCGGTCTGGTCGCCGGCGAGCAGCTGCGAGGCACGCAGGGGGTCCTTGATGGCCTCGAGCATCTCGTCGGGGGCCGCACTGGCGGCGTCGGCCAGCACGTCGGCGAGCACCACGTGCATGCCGTCGGGCACCACGTCGGATTGGGCGGTGCGTTCCACCTCGGTGCGGAAGTCGAAGATCGTGCGGATGTCGCGGCGCTGCAGGGCGTCGGCATCGGCGGGGGACAGGCGGCTCAGCGCCGCCGAGCGGTAGAGCACGCCGGTGCGCACCCGGCCGCCGCCGGCGATCGGGTAGCCGCCGATGTCGCGCAGGTTGGGCAGCGACTCGAGCTCGATGTGGGCTCCCGGTGCGGGTTGGCTGGCAGGGTTCGCGGTCACGGGGCGACGCTACCAAGCCGACCCCCGGGTTCGTCCGGAAGATTGGGGGCGCCGCTCAGGGCGGGCCGGCTCAGGACCCCAGGTACTCGGCGAGGTAGCGGGCGGTGGGCCCGGAACCGGTGGCGGCCAGGTCAGCCGGATGGCCCTCGAAGGTGACCTGGCCGCCCTGGTTGCCGGCCCCGGGGCCCATGTCGATGATCCAGTCGGCGTGGGCCATCACGGCCAGGTCGTGCTCCACCACGATCAGGGAGTGCCCCTGGTTCACGAGCTTGTCGAGCAGCGCGAGCAGTTGCTCCACATCGGCCGGATGCAGTCCGGCAGTGGGTTCGTCGAGCACCTGGATGCCGCCCCTGGCCCCCAGCTGGATGGCCAGCTTGAGTCGTTGGCGCTCTCCGCCAGACAGGGTCGTGAGCGGCTGGCCGAGCGACAGGTAGCCCAGCCCGACGTCGATCATGCGTCCCACGATCTTCTGGGCGGCGGCGATCTTGGCCGGTCCGGCGCCGAAGTAGTCGCGCGCCTCGTCGAACGGCAGGGCGAGCACCTGGGAGATGTCGAGGCCGGCCAGCTTGTAGAGCAGCACGCCCGGCTCGAAGCGCTTGCCCTCACAGACCTCGCAGACGCTGGAGACCCCACCCATCATCGCCAGATCGGTGTAGACCACACCGGCACCGTGGCAGTTCGGGCAGGCTCCCTCGGAGTTGGAGCTGAACAGCGCCGGCTTGACGCCGTTGGCCTTGGCGAAGGCCTTGCGCACCGGGTCGAGCAGTCCGGTGTAGGTGGCGGGGTTGGAGCGGCGTGAGCTCTTGACCTGCGTCTGGTCGATGTAGACCGCCTCGGCGTCGGCGGGCAGTGATTCCTGCACCAGCGAGCTCTTGCCGGAGCCGGCGACGCCGGTGACCACGCAGAGCACTCCCAGCGGGATGTCGACGCTCACATCGCGCAGGTTGTGCAGGCTGGCGTGGCGGATCGGCAGGGTTCCGGTGGGGGTGCGCCAGGCCTGCTTGGCCGCAACGCGGTCGTCCAGGTGGCGGCCGGTCAGGGTGTCGGACGCCCGCAGCCCGGCCAGGTCACCCTGGCAGCAGAGTTCGCCGCCGTGGGACCCGGCGCCGGGTCCGAGGTCGACGATGTGGTCGGCGATGCGGATTGTCTCTGGTTCGTGCTCCACCACCAGCACCGTGTTGCCCTTGTCGCGCAGCTGCAACAGCATCTGGTTCATGCGGTGCACGTCGGCGGGGTGCAGGCCGGCGGTGGGCTCGTCGAACACATAGGTGATATCGGTCAGTGGCGAGCCGATGTTGCGGATGAGCTTGACGCGCTGTGATTCGCCGCCCGACAGGGTGCCCGACGCCCGATTCAGGCTCAGGTAGCCCAGGCCGATGTCGTCGAAGGCGGTGAGGATCGCGCGCAGGGTGGTGACCAGCGGGCCCAGTCCCGGCAGCTCGAGGCCACCGAGCCAGTCGGCCAATTCGGTGACCTGCAGGGCATTCGCGTCGGCGATCGACAGGCCGTCGATCTTCGACGAGCGGGCTTCGGCAGACAGTCGCGTGCCGTCGCAGTCGGGGCAGGTGGCGAAGGTGACCGCCTTGTCGACGAAGGCCCGGATATGTGGCTGCATCTGTTCGGGGTCCTTGGACAACATCGATTTCTGAAGGCGCGGCACGAGGCCCTCGTAGGTCATATTGATGCCGGCGATCTTGCGGCGTTCCGGCTCGTGGTAGAGGAAGTCGTTCAGTTCCTTCTTGGTGAACTGCTTGATGGGCTTGTCGGGGCTGTACATGCCCGATTCGGCGTAGATGCGGTAGTTCCAGCCGCCGGCCTTGTATCCGGGGGCCAGCATGGCGCCCTGGGACAGTGACAGGTCCTCGTCGTAGAGCTCGGCCAGCTTGAATTCGGAGATGGTGCCGCGTCCCTCGCAGCGGGGGCACATGCCGCCGACCACGTTGAAGGAGCGCTTCACGGCCTGGGCTTGTCCGGTGGTTCCCTTCTTGACGGTCATCGTGCCGCCGCCGCGCATCGTGGCCACGTTGAACGAGAACGCCTTGGGTGAGCCGATGTGGGGGCTGCCGGCGCGGCTGAAGAGCACCCGCAGGAAGGCGTCGGCGTCGGTGACGGTGCCGACGGTGGAGCGCGGGTTGGCGCCGAGTTGCGCCTGGTCCACCACGATCGCGGTGGTGAGGCCCGACAGGAGGTCGACGTCCGGACGGCCCAGGGTGGGCATGAATCCCTGCAGGAAGGCGCTGTAGGTCTCGTCGATGAGGCGACGCGATTCCGAGGCGATGGTGTCGAACACCAGGGAGCTCTTGCCCGATCCCGAGACCCCGGTGAACACAGTGAGCTTGCGCTTGGGGATCTCCAGCGTGATGTTCTTCAGGTTGTTCTCGCGGGCGCCCTGCACCCGGATCATGTCGTGTGGAGCTGAGGCCATGGGAAGAAGTGTATGGAGCGGGATGCGGGGATGGGTCTGTCCATACTGGTGACATGGACAACGTGGACGATGGCGCGCTCACGAGCACCGATGCCGTCGGGTTGGCGCGCGAGGTAGCGACGCGGGCCCATGCCGGCCAGGTGGACAAGGCGGGGGAGCCCTACATCGGTCACCCACGGCGGGTGGCGCGGCGTGCCGGCGAACTGGCTGGCGGGCGGGGGTCGGGGTTCCGCGATGCGGCGGAGGCGGTCGGCTGGCTGCACGACGTGGTGGAGGACACCGAGCTGGATGGCCCAGACCTTCGTCGGCTCGGGTTCAGCGACGAGGTTGTGGCGGCGGTGTTGGCGCTGACGCGCAGGGTGGGGGAGCCCGAGCCCGATTATGCGGCGCGGGTTGCCGCGAATGAGCTCGCGATGGTCGTGAAGCGCGCAGACCTGGCCGATAACACCGACCCGGCTCGCACGGCGTTGCTCGATGAGGAGACCCGGGTGCGGTTGGCGGAGAAGTATCGGGTGTTTCGGGGGTTGTTGGATGCGGCCTTGTTCGAAGCGGGTGAGTGAGTCGGCCTGCTATGCGTCGTCGCTGTCGGCCTTGGAGGGCCAGTTGATCGCAGTGCTTCTTGAGATGCCCGCCGCCGCGACCGGCACACCGTTGCGGGTGGCGGCTACCAACTCCTGCTTAAGTGTCCTTCCTCGGGAGGTTGTGAACGGTTCGGGTCGTAAGGGAAGACCTCCGGGCAGGATGTGGGTTACCACACTCAATCCTGACCACGGAGGCCTTCATGACTCACGCTAACGCACCCTTGACTCCTGCGGGCCGTCGCCGGTTGGCGATCGTGGTCGTCGAAGCGGGATGGTCACTGCGCCGGGCTGCGGAACGGTTTCAGGTATTAGTGGGCGCCGCGAAACGGTAGGCCGATCGTTACCTGAACGGTGAATCTTTGACTGGCCTGTCGGCGCCTCTGGCGAGTTGTCCATGACGCCCGGAACGGGCCACGGAGTATGTTCCGCGTTCTCCGACCACATACCCAACTGCGCGGGCAAGAACACCTAGGGGTCGCCCCATCTCGGCGGAGGGTGCTTTGCTGCGAACACACAAAAACGGCCCCCGCAGGGACCGTCCTCGTGTCATAGGTGGGGTGGATGACGAGACTTGAACTCGCGACCACCTGGACCACAACCAGGGGCTCTACCAGCTGAGCTACATCCACCATCGCTGCCCCGTGGGGCAGCTGTTGTATGTTAGCGGACCTTCAATGGTCACCCAAAATCGGCGACCCTCCGAGTCAGTCCTTGGAAGCCGAACCGGTGTCGGGCTCGCCGGCGAAATCGGCCTCGGGCGGCTCGTCGGGGTCCGAGAATCCGGTGAGGCTGCCCTGGTACTTGTGGGCGAGCGCACGTGCCTCGGACGCCGTGGGGCCGGGCTCGGGAACCATGATCGCGGCGCGGAAGTACTTCAACTCCTCGATCGATTCCTGGATGTCGGCCAGCGCACGATGGTTGCCGTGCTTGTCGGGGGCCTGGTAGTAGGTGCGCGGGTACCAGCGCTTGGCGAGCTCCTTGATCGAGCTCACGTCCACATTGCGGTAGTGCACCCAGGCCTCGAGCTCGGGCATGTCCTTGGCCAGGAAGGTGCGGTCGGTGCCGATCGTGTTGCCGGCCAGCGGCGCCTTGCGCTCGGTGGGCACGTACTTCTTGATGTAGGCGAGCACCTGCTCCTCGGCCTCGCGCATCGTCGTCTTCACGTTCTTCAGCTCCGCGAGCAGACCCGACTTGGTGTGCATCTCGGTCACGAACTCACCCATATGGTCGAGGGCGTGTTTGCTGGGCTGGACGAGCACATCAATGCCATCGCCCTGCACATTGAGTTCGCCGTCTGTGACCAGACAGGCAACCTCAATCAGTTCGTCGTTGGCAAGGTCAAGCCCCGTCATTTCGCAGTCGATCCACACGAGCATGTCTTTCATAACGCACAACTCTAGCCCCGGGTCGACGCGTCACCCGACGGTTCGGGTCCCGGGCCACCGCCAGCACCCACCGTCACCTCGGCCTCGTCGGGCACCACCTCACGCGGCACATAGCGGGCCAGCCAGCCGGTGCCGGCCAATCCGATCGCCCCCACCAGGATCGATGCGAAGGGCAGGCTCACCAGTGCGGTCGCGGCGCTGACGATCAGCGGTCCCAGTGCGGCGCCGCCGTCGCCGAAGACACGCCATCCGGCCAGGAACTGCGGACGCCCATAACTGGGGGACATGTCGGCGCCCAGCGTGTTGACGATTCCGCTCGACACGCCGTTGCCGAAGCCGAGCAGGCAGGCGACCAGCGCAATCGTGCCGGCGGTGTGGCTCAGCGGGAGCGCCAACAGGCACAGGCTCATCACGGCGATCGTGGGCACCGACACGAACCAGCGTCCGAAGCGGTCCATGATCCATCCGCCGGGGAAGAACAGCAGCACGTCGAAGCCCATTGAGATCGAATAGATCAGGCTGGTGGCCGCCGGCGAGATGCCATGCGCCTCACACCACAGCGGGATGATCGTCTGGCGCACCGAGCGGATCAGCATCAGGCACAGGCACCCGACACCCAGCGTCAACAACACGTGGCGGTGCTGCCGCAGGATGTCGAAGGTGGCCGGATGGTCCTCCTGCTGGCGCTGGCGGATACCCCGCAGGCCCGTCGGCTCGCCCGGAAGTGAGGGCATGGCCAACGTCACGACAGCGGCCAGGAAGCTCATCGCCCCGGCGAAGCAGAAGGCGGTGATCAGGTCCCAGCGGGTGATCACCGCGGCCGCCGCCAGGGGTCCGATGAACCAACCGATGCGGAA
The window above is part of the Propionibacterium freudenreichii subsp. freudenreichii genome. Proteins encoded here:
- a CDS encoding MFS transporter, which translates into the protein MTKQRWGRTLFAVYGPTLMASIGFGAVIPLVAIQARALGASVGLAAFITALNALAQVMGDLPAGIVADRLGEKYAIVAACLIDTCTMAMVFVARSLVVLAIAVFLQGLTAAVFSLARQTYITERIPVHWRARAMSTLGGVFRIGWFIGPLAAAAVITRWDLITAFCFAGAMSFLAAVVTLAMPSLPGEPTGLRGIRQRQQEDHPATFDILRQHRHVLLTLGVGCLCLMLIRSVRQTIIPLWCEAHGISPAATSLIYSISMGFDVLLFFPGGWIMDRFGRWFVSVPTIAVMSLCLLALPLSHTAGTIALVACLLGFGNGVSSGIVNTLGADMSPSYGRPQFLAGWRVFGDGGAALGPLIVSAATALVSLPFASILVGAIGLAGTGWLARYVPREVVPDEAEVTVGAGGGPGPEPSGDASTRG